From a region of the Dyella jiangningensis genome:
- the can gene encoding carbonate dehydratase, producing MKSPLQNLLESNRAWSSAVRAEDPRFFERLAQQQAPKYLWIGCSDSRVPATQIVDLPPGDIFVQRNVANVVSHTDLNCLSTIQFAVDALKVEHIIVVGHYGCGGVQAVLDERRIGLVDNWLRHVGDVAQKHSGLLNSIDLMNLRNARLCELNAMEQVVNVCHTTMVMDAWERGQKLSVHAWCYSLFDGHVNDLGMHVSSREDLKPAYEHALQRLGTIPEFNR from the coding sequence GTGAAAAGCCCACTCCAGAACCTGCTCGAAAGCAATCGCGCCTGGTCCTCCGCCGTACGCGCGGAAGATCCCCGTTTCTTCGAGCGCCTCGCGCAACAGCAGGCACCGAAGTATCTGTGGATCGGCTGCTCCGATTCGCGCGTGCCGGCGACCCAGATCGTCGATTTGCCGCCCGGCGACATCTTCGTCCAGCGCAACGTCGCCAACGTGGTGTCGCATACCGACCTCAATTGCCTCAGCACCATCCAGTTCGCCGTGGATGCGCTGAAGGTCGAGCACATCATCGTGGTCGGCCACTACGGCTGCGGCGGCGTGCAGGCCGTCCTCGACGAACGCCGCATCGGCCTGGTCGACAACTGGCTGCGCCATGTAGGGGACGTGGCGCAGAAGCATTCCGGCCTGCTCAATTCCATCGACCTGATGAATCTTCGCAACGCACGCCTGTGCGAACTCAATGCGATGGAACAGGTGGTCAACGTGTGCCACACCACCATGGTGATGGATGCATGGGAGCGCGGGCAGAAGCTGTCCGTGCATGCGTGGTGTTACAGCCTGTTCGATGGCCACGTGAATGACCTTGGCATGCACGTGAGCTCGCGCGAAGACCTCAAGCCTGCGTATGAGCATGCGCTGCAGCGCCTGGGCACCATTCCGGAATTCAACCGGTGA
- a CDS encoding RidA family protein, translating into MSEIVRTSKAPAPVGAYPHARRVGDLLFLSGVGPRQPDDNAIPGNVYDAHGKLVSYDIEAQCRQVFANVRAVLDASGARWEDLVDVTVFLTDMTRDFPVYNRLYAEHFAGVDACRTTLGITALPTPIAIELKCVASLPRNEE; encoded by the coding sequence GTGAGCGAGATCGTCCGCACCAGCAAGGCGCCGGCGCCGGTTGGCGCCTACCCGCATGCGCGACGCGTCGGCGATCTGCTGTTCCTCTCCGGCGTGGGTCCGCGCCAGCCGGACGACAACGCCATCCCCGGCAACGTGTACGACGCGCACGGCAAGCTGGTGAGCTACGACATCGAGGCACAGTGCCGCCAGGTATTCGCCAACGTGCGCGCCGTGCTCGACGCCAGCGGAGCGCGCTGGGAAGACCTGGTGGATGTCACCGTGTTCCTCACCGACATGACACGCGACTTTCCCGTCTACAACCGGCTCTATGCCGAACACTTCGCCGGCGTGGACGCGTGTCGCACGACGCTGGGCATCACCGCGCTGCCCACGCCGATCGCCATCGAGCTGAAGTGCGTCGCGTCGCTGCCACGGAACGAAGAGTGA
- the hutG gene encoding N-formylglutamate deformylase: MTTTFTLDRGTAPLLISLPHDGSHIPEAIAARMHPAARRAPDTDWHVGRLYEPLAKELGASVLRPRLSRYVVDLNRPADGHALYPGRKETGLVSTVGFDGAPLYLDGEEPTTEEIQRRVNECWQPYHQALSQELERLLAEHGRAVLWEGHSIRSQVPMLFEGRLPDLNLGTADGESCGPALQQQLQGALESQSRYSHVLNGRFKGGYITRHYGRPDAHVQAVQLELAQLNYMDEDSFAYDSAKAAPLQEVILQLLRLCTGT, from the coding sequence ATGACCACCACGTTCACGCTCGATCGCGGCACCGCGCCGCTGCTCATCAGCCTGCCGCACGACGGCAGCCATATTCCCGAGGCCATCGCTGCGCGCATGCATCCGGCGGCGCGGCGCGCACCGGATACCGACTGGCACGTCGGCCGCCTCTACGAGCCGCTGGCAAAGGAGCTCGGCGCGAGCGTGCTGCGCCCGCGCCTGTCGCGTTACGTCGTCGATCTCAACCGGCCGGCGGACGGCCACGCGCTGTATCCGGGACGCAAGGAAACCGGGCTGGTGTCGACCGTGGGTTTCGACGGCGCGCCGCTCTACCTGGACGGCGAAGAGCCGACGACCGAGGAAATCCAACGTCGGGTGAACGAATGCTGGCAGCCGTATCACCAGGCGTTGTCGCAAGAACTTGAACGCCTGCTCGCCGAACACGGGCGCGCGGTGCTGTGGGAAGGCCACTCCATCCGCAGCCAGGTGCCGATGCTGTTCGAAGGTCGCTTGCCTGACCTGAACCTCGGTACCGCCGACGGCGAGAGTTGCGGGCCGGCATTGCAGCAGCAGCTGCAGGGCGCATTGGAGAGCCAATCGCGATACAGCCATGTGCTCAACGGGCGCTTCAAGGGCGGTTACATCACGCGCCACTATGGCCGTCCGGATGCCCATGTGCAGGCGGTCCAACTGGAGCTGGCGCAGCTCAACTACATGGACGAAGACAGCTTCGCGTATGACTCGGCCAAGGCGGCGCCACTGCAGGAAGTGATCCTGCAGCTGCTGCGCCTGTGCACGGGGACGTAA
- the gorA gene encoding glutathione-disulfide reductase — MADTFDLIVLGGGSGGLAAAFRAARHGARVALLEPGALGGTCVNVGCVPKKALWFAAQLAQQQTLAQDYGFATRVGQLDWEHFRQLRQSYIDGIRLRYDARLEEAGIQVFAETGRFVAPDTIATSSGDELRATQILIATGGRPRRLDLPGFDLGLVSDDIFALHQLPRRIAVIGGGYIAVEFAGLLRALGSEVTLHVRNRMLTDFDAELVDALGERMHEQGIAITGQVQVTGLHREGQDIVIDDEVNGPCGPYDAVLWAVGRVPNSDRLDLDAAGVHVDEGGHVVTDAWQATNVAGISAVGDVTERPQLTPVAVAAGRRLADRLFGGQPNSRLDYENIPTVVFAEPPLAMIGMTEAQAREFHGDQVHVYRSRFTPLQWAVAGRTAPSLMKVLCVGDDERVVGIHVLGPGADEMLQGFAVAMKMGMRKRDLDATVAIHPSSAEELVLMG; from the coding sequence ACACCTTCGACCTGATCGTGCTGGGCGGTGGCTCCGGCGGTTTGGCCGCTGCGTTCCGTGCAGCCCGCCACGGCGCGCGCGTCGCCTTGCTGGAACCGGGTGCGCTGGGTGGCACCTGCGTCAACGTCGGCTGCGTGCCGAAGAAAGCGCTGTGGTTTGCGGCGCAGCTGGCGCAGCAGCAGACGCTCGCCCAGGACTACGGCTTCGCGACCCGCGTGGGCCAGCTCGACTGGGAGCACTTCCGCCAGCTGCGCCAGAGCTACATCGACGGTATCCGGCTGCGCTACGACGCCCGCCTGGAGGAAGCCGGCATCCAGGTGTTTGCGGAAACTGGTCGCTTCGTCGCTCCGGACACCATCGCGACCTCCAGCGGCGACGAACTGCGCGCCACGCAGATCCTCATCGCCACGGGCGGCAGGCCGCGCCGGCTCGACCTGCCGGGTTTCGACCTCGGGCTCGTGTCCGACGACATCTTCGCGCTGCACCAGTTGCCGCGTCGCATCGCGGTGATCGGTGGCGGCTATATCGCGGTGGAATTCGCCGGCCTGTTGCGCGCGCTCGGCAGCGAAGTGACGCTGCATGTGCGCAACCGCATGCTCACCGACTTCGACGCGGAACTGGTCGACGCGCTGGGTGAACGCATGCACGAGCAAGGCATCGCGATTACCGGCCAGGTGCAGGTCACGGGCCTTCATCGCGAAGGGCAGGACATCGTGATCGACGACGAAGTGAATGGTCCCTGCGGCCCCTACGATGCCGTGCTGTGGGCGGTGGGTCGCGTACCCAACAGCGACCGGTTGGACCTCGATGCCGCCGGCGTGCATGTCGACGAAGGTGGGCACGTGGTTACCGACGCCTGGCAGGCCACCAACGTCGCCGGCATCAGTGCGGTGGGAGACGTCACCGAGCGTCCACAACTGACGCCGGTGGCCGTGGCGGCGGGGCGTCGCCTCGCCGATCGCCTGTTCGGCGGGCAACCGAACAGCCGTCTCGACTACGAGAACATCCCCACCGTGGTGTTCGCCGAGCCGCCGCTCGCCATGATCGGCATGACCGAAGCGCAGGCGCGCGAATTCCACGGCGACCAGGTGCACGTCTATCGCAGCCGCTTTACGCCGCTGCAATGGGCTGTGGCTGGCCGTACCGCCCCAAGCCTGATGAAAGTCCTCTGCGTGGGCGACGACGAGCGCGTGGTAGGCATCCACGTGCTTGGACCGGGAGCGGACGAGATGCTGCAGGGGTTCGCGGTGGCGATGAAGATGGGGATGCGCAAGCGCGACCTCGATGCCACCGTGGCGATTCACCCCAGTTCCGCCGAAGAGCTCGTGCTGATGGGCTAG